A window of Microbacterium luteolum contains these coding sequences:
- a CDS encoding carbohydrate ABC transporter permease → MTVTETELVTTTGRGGRALPPLNGRKRRYTEDQVTLPRVILRMAAGFLVLAIFVLPYLIMFFGSVKTKPQIRSVDPTYLPIEWHWENYLTMWSTPETPLPYNLISTIIIAVFATLLVLVVSLPAAYYTARFKFPGRMVFLFLVIVTQMLQPAVLTSGLFRQFTTLGLGDTWAAMIFINAAFNLSFAVWIMHSFFAGIPKEVDEAAQIDGAGRFTVLFKINLPLVWPGIVTAIVFTFVACWNEFAASLVILSTDKNQPLSVALTKFVGQYETSWQYVFGVSIVAILPVVILFMLIEKRLVGGLTAGSVK, encoded by the coding sequence ATGACCGTGACCGAGACCGAACTCGTCACCACCACCGGCCGCGGCGGACGCGCCCTCCCCCCACTGAACGGCCGCAAGCGCCGTTACACCGAAGACCAGGTCACCCTCCCGCGGGTCATCCTCCGCATGGCCGCCGGGTTCCTCGTCCTCGCGATCTTCGTGCTCCCGTACCTGATCATGTTCTTCGGGTCCGTGAAGACGAAACCGCAGATCCGCTCCGTCGACCCCACGTATCTCCCGATCGAATGGCACTGGGAGAACTACCTCACGATGTGGTCGACGCCCGAGACGCCCCTGCCCTACAACCTCATCTCCACGATCATCATCGCCGTGTTCGCGACCCTGCTCGTCCTCGTCGTGTCGCTGCCGGCCGCGTACTACACCGCCCGGTTCAAATTCCCCGGCCGCATGGTGTTCCTGTTCCTCGTCATCGTCACCCAGATGCTGCAGCCCGCGGTGCTCACCTCGGGCCTGTTCCGACAGTTCACAACCCTCGGCCTCGGTGACACGTGGGCGGCGATGATCTTCATCAACGCCGCGTTCAACCTCTCCTTCGCCGTCTGGATCATGCACTCCTTCTTCGCCGGCATCCCCAAAGAAGTCGACGAAGCAGCCCAGATCGACGGCGCCGGACGCTTCACCGTCCTGTTCAAGATCAACCTCCCCCTCGTCTGGCCCGGCATCGTCACCGCCATCGTGTTCACCTTCGTCGCCTGCTGGAACGAGTTCGCCGCCTCCCTCGTGATCCTCTCCACCGACAAGAACCAACCACTCTCCGTCGCGCTCACCAAGTTCGTCGGTCAGTACGAGACCAGCTGGCAGTACGTGTTCGGCGTCTCGATCGTCGCGATCCTGCCCGTCGTCATCCTCTTCATGCTCATCGAGAAGCGACTCGTCGGCGGACTCACCGCGGGCAGCGTCAAGTAG
- a CDS encoding ROK family protein, translated as MLNSDDALDTQASVRRANLRRALQLVFRNPGVQTRAGIARSTGLTAATASSLVAELLENRLIVEGEQAASTGGKRATTLSIDASHHLILVIVIQPRHAHIALVALDGTEVDVRRVTYSAEDRDRVLDAAVAAVAVEFGDRLLAAGVQLPGTTDGRSVLESVQLKWQDLPLAERFERVLKAPVLLVNDVDAEAIAEAGREESPAGYRLFIHIGGGIGAAVTLDGELAPGPRDRAGEIGHVQVVFGEAARDCSCGRRGCLESASAMGAMLGEGFSDAMDAAEIAVLAARADPRQLDDGARALARAVKLISALLDPTEVVIGGPATVLGPRFLERVRSETDYSSRGTAQVPIRYADPRVALSAGAAQAALTSALGVRWSPEQLLAASAPRP; from the coding sequence ATGCTCAACTCGGATGACGCCCTCGACACCCAGGCCTCGGTGCGGCGCGCCAACCTGCGGCGGGCGCTGCAGCTGGTCTTCCGCAATCCCGGCGTGCAGACCAGGGCCGGGATCGCACGGTCGACGGGGCTGACCGCGGCCACCGCGTCGTCGCTGGTCGCCGAGCTGCTCGAGAACCGCCTCATCGTCGAGGGGGAACAGGCGGCGAGCACCGGCGGAAAGCGGGCGACGACCCTCAGCATCGACGCGAGTCACCATCTCATCCTCGTCATCGTGATCCAGCCCCGCCATGCGCACATCGCGCTCGTCGCCCTCGACGGCACCGAGGTCGATGTCCGGCGCGTGACCTACTCGGCGGAGGACCGCGACCGCGTGCTCGATGCCGCGGTCGCGGCCGTGGCCGTCGAGTTCGGCGACCGCCTGCTCGCCGCCGGAGTGCAGCTCCCCGGCACCACGGACGGCCGTTCGGTGCTCGAGAGCGTGCAGCTGAAGTGGCAGGACCTGCCCCTGGCCGAGCGATTCGAACGCGTCCTGAAGGCACCGGTCCTGTTGGTCAACGACGTCGATGCCGAGGCCATCGCCGAGGCGGGGCGGGAGGAGTCCCCCGCGGGCTACCGGCTCTTCATCCACATCGGCGGCGGGATCGGCGCCGCGGTGACCCTCGACGGCGAGCTTGCCCCGGGGCCGCGCGACCGGGCCGGGGAGATCGGCCACGTGCAGGTGGTGTTCGGTGAGGCGGCGCGGGACTGCAGTTGCGGACGGCGCGGGTGCCTCGAATCGGCATCCGCCATGGGCGCCATGCTCGGCGAGGGCTTCTCCGACGCGATGGATGCTGCGGAGATCGCGGTGCTCGCCGCTCGTGCCGACCCGCGGCAGCTGGACGACGGCGCCCGCGCGCTCGCCCGCGCCGTCAAGCTCATCAGCGCGCTCCTCGATCCGACGGAGGTCGTCATCGGGGGTCCGGCCACCGTACTCGGGCCCCGCTTCCTCGAGCGCGTGCGCAGCGAGACGGACTATTCGTCGCGGGGTACAGCGCAGGTGCCCATCCGCTACGCCGACCCGCGCGTCGCGCTCTCCGCCGGTGCCGCCCAGGCCGCGCTGACGTCGGCGCTCGGCGTGCGATGGAGCCCGGAGCAGCTGCTCGCGGCATCCGCTCCTCGCCCCTGA
- a CDS encoding AI-2E family transporter, translating into MSNEESPASAPTDGVASETPTDAPGGPTTETVPRPVVEPMAPRGSFWTRIDRPFVFGFLVTLGGLGAVVLGLALTSLSTVLIYIALALFAALGLDPAVRLLERRGLSRAIAVLVVTLGLIVVFALLLWMVIPIVVDQISSFVRSVPGMVQEFTRSDLYATLERQFGEQFQDLVAEVQKFLSDFGNLATIGGGALKVGASIATGISGTIIVIVLTLYFLASLSGIKASLLRLAPARDRARAGDITDQITDSVGGYVMGMVVLAFFNALLAFLLYFFLGLPFPPLMATVAFCITLIPLVGSVMFWIIGTGIALFTNPIGALVFAIVYLIYMQIEAYVITPRVMNRAISIPGSLVVIGALAGGTLLGLLGALVAVPVTASILIIIKQVWVPRQDARI; encoded by the coding sequence ATGAGCAACGAAGAGTCGCCGGCCTCCGCACCCACCGACGGCGTGGCATCCGAGACCCCGACCGATGCCCCCGGCGGACCGACGACCGAGACTGTTCCGCGTCCCGTCGTCGAGCCCATGGCACCGCGTGGATCGTTCTGGACCCGCATCGATCGCCCCTTCGTCTTCGGCTTCCTCGTGACACTCGGCGGCCTCGGCGCGGTCGTGCTGGGCCTGGCCCTCACGAGCCTCTCGACGGTCCTCATCTACATCGCCCTCGCCCTCTTCGCGGCTCTCGGTCTCGACCCCGCGGTTCGCCTGCTCGAGCGTCGCGGCCTGTCCCGGGCCATCGCGGTCCTCGTCGTGACCCTCGGCCTCATCGTGGTGTTCGCCCTCCTGCTGTGGATGGTCATCCCGATCGTCGTCGACCAGATCTCGAGCTTCGTCCGCTCGGTGCCCGGCATGGTCCAGGAGTTCACCCGGAGCGATCTCTACGCCACCCTGGAGAGGCAGTTCGGCGAGCAGTTCCAGGATCTGGTCGCGGAGGTGCAGAAGTTCCTCTCGGACTTCGGCAACCTCGCCACCATCGGCGGCGGTGCGCTGAAGGTCGGCGCATCGATCGCCACCGGGATCTCTGGCACGATCATCGTGATCGTGCTGACGCTCTACTTCCTCGCGAGCCTCTCCGGGATCAAGGCCAGCCTGCTGCGTCTCGCGCCGGCCCGCGACCGCGCCCGCGCCGGTGACATCACCGACCAGATCACCGACTCGGTCGGCGGCTATGTCATGGGGATGGTGGTGCTCGCGTTCTTCAACGCGCTGCTCGCCTTCCTGCTCTACTTCTTCCTCGGCCTGCCGTTCCCCCCGCTGATGGCGACCGTCGCCTTCTGCATCACGCTGATCCCGCTCGTCGGCTCCGTGATGTTCTGGATCATCGGCACCGGCATCGCGCTCTTCACCAACCCGATCGGCGCGCTGGTCTTCGCGATCGTCTACCTGATCTACATGCAGATCGAGGCCTACGTCATCACGCCGCGCGTCATGAACCGCGCGATCTCGATCCCCGGCTCGCTCGTGGTCATCGGCGCCCTCGCCGGCGGCACTCTGCTCGGGCTGCTCGGCGCGCTCGTGGCCGTGCCGGTCACGGCATCCATCCTCATCATCATCAAGCAGGTCTGGGTCCCGCGCCAGGACGCCCGGATCTAG
- a CDS encoding extracellular solute-binding protein, with the protein MKKSLRFGAAAIAAVATLSLASCGFGGSAGDGGGEDSNTIDLLVPSYSDGTKANWETVIEGFEKANPDIKVKLEVQSWDNLEKVVSTKIQAGEAPDIYNGGPFAGFVGDELLYPVEDVVSKDTFADFQDSFIKNAEVDGTAYALPLIASARALFVNNALLAQAGATAPTDWDSLLDAATKVSALGGGVAGYGMPLGSEEAQAEAAVWLWGGGGSFGDASEITIDTPENLVGAEQIKKMIDAGATQADPGSTQRSPLMDIFIQGKIGMQVGLPPTVGQIEEGNPDLDYSIVPIPTKDGSPFTLGVMDQLMAFQNDGDKKDAITKFFDYYYSADVYVPWVQAEGFLPVTKSGSEQLSGEEALKPFLDVLPDAQFYPSTNAKWSAADGAFKSLFGQLQSKPAQDVLTEIQAQVDAG; encoded by the coding sequence ATGAAGAAGTCACTGCGGTTCGGCGCCGCCGCCATTGCGGCCGTCGCCACGCTCTCGCTCGCTTCGTGCGGGTTCGGCGGCTCGGCCGGAGACGGCGGAGGAGAGGACTCGAACACCATCGATCTCCTCGTGCCCAGCTACTCCGACGGGACCAAGGCGAACTGGGAGACCGTGATCGAGGGGTTCGAGAAGGCCAACCCCGACATCAAGGTCAAGCTCGAGGTCCAGTCGTGGGACAACCTCGAGAAGGTCGTCTCGACGAAGATCCAGGCGGGCGAGGCACCCGACATCTACAACGGCGGTCCGTTCGCCGGTTTCGTCGGCGATGAGCTGCTGTACCCGGTCGAGGATGTCGTGTCGAAGGACACGTTCGCCGACTTCCAGGACTCGTTCATCAAGAACGCCGAAGTCGACGGCACCGCGTACGCGCTGCCCCTGATCGCCTCGGCTCGTGCCCTGTTCGTCAACAACGCCCTGCTCGCGCAGGCCGGCGCCACGGCGCCCACCGACTGGGACTCGCTGCTCGACGCCGCGACGAAGGTCTCCGCGCTCGGTGGCGGTGTCGCCGGTTACGGCATGCCGCTCGGATCCGAAGAGGCGCAGGCCGAAGCGGCCGTGTGGCTGTGGGGCGGCGGCGGCTCGTTCGGCGACGCGTCCGAGATCACGATCGACACCCCCGAGAACCTCGTCGGTGCCGAGCAGATCAAGAAGATGATCGACGCCGGTGCGACCCAGGCTGACCCCGGCTCCACGCAGCGTTCGCCGCTGATGGACATCTTCATCCAGGGCAAGATCGGCATGCAGGTCGGCCTCCCGCCGACGGTCGGCCAGATCGAAGAGGGCAACCCCGACCTGGACTACTCCATCGTCCCGATCCCGACCAAGGACGGCTCGCCGTTCACGCTCGGCGTCATGGACCAGCTGATGGCGTTCCAGAACGACGGCGACAAGAAGGACGCGATCACCAAGTTCTTCGACTACTACTACTCGGCCGACGTCTACGTGCCGTGGGTGCAGGCCGAGGGCTTCCTGCCCGTCACGAAGTCCGGGTCCGAGCAGCTGTCCGGCGAGGAGGCCCTCAAGCCGTTCCTCGACGTGCTGCCCGACGCCCAGTTCTACCCGTCGACGAACGCGAAGTGGTCCGCCGCCGACGGTGCTTTCAAGTCGCTGTTCGGTCAGCTGCAGTCGAAGCCGGCTCAGGATGTCCTGACCGAGATCCAGGCGCAGGTCGACGCGGGCTGA
- a CDS encoding carbohydrate ABC transporter permease, translating to MSQTKESSNLAGAATGRPRTPRRNAVRGRSGGKDLLQALPWIAPALLLIIGVVFFPAGVMFFNSTRDISLSGLDKGSVGFDNFATVFAFAEFWPILGRTVIWVVSVVTFTVVISLALAQILNKAFPGRQIVRMAVIVPWAASVVMTTMVFYYSLEPYFGVFNKFLYDIGLSDDAVGYGWTKNPATAFAWSIVIAIFVSLPFTTYTILAGLQSVPADAIEAAKMDGAGPARTYWSIVLPQLRSALAVAVLINIINVFNSLPILKVMTGSIPGYGADTIMTMIFKYIELQKKVDVASALSVVAFLIVIVIVAIYVKVVKPMKEV from the coding sequence ATGAGCCAGACGAAAGAGTCCTCGAACCTCGCGGGGGCGGCCACCGGCCGCCCCCGCACCCCCCGACGGAACGCCGTGCGCGGCAGGTCCGGGGGGAAAGATCTTCTTCAGGCGTTGCCCTGGATCGCGCCCGCGCTGCTGCTCATCATCGGCGTGGTGTTCTTCCCCGCCGGGGTGATGTTCTTCAACTCCACCCGCGACATCTCCCTCTCGGGCCTCGACAAGGGCTCGGTCGGGTTCGACAACTTCGCCACCGTGTTCGCGTTCGCGGAGTTCTGGCCGATCCTGGGCCGCACGGTCATCTGGGTCGTGTCGGTCGTCACGTTCACCGTCGTGATCTCCCTCGCCCTCGCACAGATCCTCAACAAGGCGTTCCCCGGGCGGCAGATCGTCCGCATGGCCGTCATCGTGCCGTGGGCAGCATCCGTCGTGATGACGACCATGGTGTTCTACTACAGCCTCGAGCCGTACTTCGGGGTGTTCAACAAGTTCCTCTACGACATCGGCCTCTCGGACGACGCCGTCGGATACGGGTGGACGAAGAACCCCGCGACCGCATTCGCCTGGTCGATCGTGATCGCGATCTTCGTATCGCTCCCGTTCACCACCTACACGATCCTCGCCGGCCTCCAGTCGGTGCCCGCGGATGCGATCGAGGCGGCGAAGATGGACGGCGCCGGTCCCGCCCGCACCTATTGGTCGATCGTGCTCCCGCAGCTGCGCAGCGCCCTGGCCGTGGCGGTGCTGATCAACATCATCAACGTGTTCAACTCCCTGCCGATCCTGAAGGTCATGACCGGGTCGATCCCGGGATACGGGGCCGACACGATCATGACGATGATCTTCAAGTACATCGAGCTGCAGAAGAAGGTCGACGTCGCCAGCGCCCTGTCCGTCGTCGCGTTCCTGATCGTGATCGTGATCGTCGCGATCTACGTCAAGGTCGTCAAGCCCATGAAGGAGGTCTGA
- a CDS encoding chorismate mutase, with amino-acid sequence MTAAEDPKAELLRLRASIDNIDAALIFMLAERFRATQQVGHLKAEHEMPASDPNREEQQVARLRALAEEAHLDPEFAEKWFNFVVAEVIRHHTEAAEGR; translated from the coding sequence ATGACAGCCGCTGAGGACCCGAAGGCCGAACTGCTCCGACTTCGCGCCAGCATCGACAACATCGACGCCGCGCTGATCTTCATGCTGGCCGAGCGCTTCCGCGCCACCCAGCAGGTCGGGCATCTGAAGGCCGAGCACGAGATGCCCGCATCCGATCCGAATCGGGAGGAGCAGCAGGTCGCGCGCCTCCGTGCGCTCGCGGAAGAGGCGCATCTCGATCCGGAGTTCGCGGAGAAGTGGTTCAACTTCGTGGTGGCCGAGGTCATCCGCCACCACACCGAGGCGGCTGAGGGCCGCTGA
- a CDS encoding ROK family transcriptional regulator, with protein sequence MQGTRARLERSVFGGGAEGLLDGKGKIRRDHLRRALALIGSDDSVTRASLARLTGLTTATTSSLVNELIALGLVVEGEQAESTGGKPGTRVELNRAYYVVCVVIVRAQSVEAVLLDLSGTRVLTRVTTYASGVQPADVARVTGELVRDFPDRVLAVCLQSPGVTDGAVVRESVLLGWRDVPLAELVRAEADLPIVILNDADGEALTESVIDEAAGVQRLVLRMGEGIGAAVTIDGRVLPGATNRAGEIGHVAFGGNGSRVRCRCGGYGCIEAVASLTAILGPDFHDELEPEGVQALLRADGAEDRMLLGAESVAAALRILSGLTDPHEIVIVGRAPLLGEPFLTAVRSGFEQNRPKGTASPPIRYAHDSDPALGPGRHVLGSVLGVALMRPSART encoded by the coding sequence GTGCAAGGGACGAGGGCGCGGCTCGAGCGGTCGGTCTTCGGCGGCGGTGCGGAGGGCCTCCTGGACGGCAAGGGGAAGATCCGCCGCGATCACCTGCGTCGTGCGCTCGCGCTCATCGGCTCCGACGACTCGGTGACCCGCGCGAGCCTCGCCCGGCTGACCGGCCTGACGACCGCCACCACGTCATCCCTCGTCAACGAGCTGATCGCGCTCGGTCTCGTCGTCGAGGGCGAGCAGGCCGAGAGCACGGGCGGCAAGCCGGGCACACGCGTGGAGCTCAACCGCGCGTACTACGTCGTGTGCGTCGTCATCGTCCGCGCGCAGAGCGTGGAGGCCGTGCTGCTCGATCTGAGCGGCACGCGCGTCCTCACACGCGTGACGACCTACGCGTCCGGCGTGCAGCCCGCGGATGTCGCTCGGGTGACCGGCGAGCTCGTGCGCGACTTCCCCGACCGCGTTCTCGCCGTGTGCCTGCAGTCCCCCGGCGTCACCGACGGAGCTGTCGTGCGCGAGAGCGTGCTCCTGGGCTGGAGGGATGTGCCGCTGGCGGAACTCGTCCGAGCGGAGGCCGACCTCCCCATCGTCATCCTCAACGACGCCGACGGCGAGGCTCTCACCGAATCGGTGATCGACGAGGCCGCGGGGGTGCAGCGGCTCGTGCTGCGCATGGGCGAGGGCATCGGCGCCGCCGTGACGATCGACGGCCGCGTGCTCCCCGGCGCGACCAATCGGGCGGGTGAGATCGGTCATGTGGCCTTCGGCGGCAACGGCTCCCGCGTTCGCTGCCGGTGCGGCGGCTACGGGTGCATCGAGGCGGTCGCCTCCCTCACCGCCATCCTCGGCCCCGACTTCCACGACGAGCTGGAGCCGGAGGGCGTGCAGGCGCTGCTGCGGGCCGACGGCGCGGAGGATCGGATGCTGCTCGGCGCCGAGTCCGTCGCCGCCGCGTTGCGGATCCTCTCGGGGCTCACCGACCCCCACGAGATCGTCATCGTGGGGCGTGCCCCGCTGCTCGGCGAGCCGTTCCTGACGGCTGTGCGCTCCGGGTTCGAGCAGAACCGGCCCAAGGGGACGGCATCCCCGCCGATCCGCTACGCGCACGACTCCGACCCGGCTCTGGGGCCGGGTCGGCACGTGCTCGGCAGTGTGCTCGGCGTCGCGCTGATGCGCCCCTCCGCGCGTACGTGA
- a CDS encoding glycoside hydrolase domain-containing protein — protein MNVPETLLPPRRSRARSLRRGGAAILALALTLPLLPMLSAPAAAAETTVIVDDAVTSTTEGFEFPAKWVGDADLDPTKWMNGTEHWVRAGDTPSMTFRFTGVQAELLGNTDPAHGTYAFSVDGGPETIVDAYSATRQYQQLLFSTGVLPSGPHTVVLRVTGEKNPAAARAGAQIDFARVTKELVAATGVSLDQSPLTLEATSTAKVEATVTPADATDKTVTWSSDDEGVAAVAADGTITAVAAGEATITATTRDGGFTAHRTVTVTAARTELSGAVADTNFHYVTTKSFDDYRRKYYSDVVTMTETAWQGTAWQQDRVNAQFVLWSAGEAKTGVRVESVHLTGADGASLDDGITATLVSTVMAGRGRPSLGKPQEPIPDILKPIASVEMAPRSVQPVWMTVDVPADAAPGVYDGTVVVVSDQGDRIELTLGLEVLDLRLPAAGDWEQFVDLWQNPYAVARTEGIPHDQLWSDAHFAAMLPHYQRLRDAGQDVITTTVVKDPWASQTYDPYESMVEWTKNADGTWSFDFSVFDRWVEFMMDDVGIDGQIDAYSMVNWASKVEYFDVAQDRRITASVSVGTPIWREMWTAFLEKFGPHLEEKGWFDITYMAMDERALDDILQAVDLIDEAAPGLKVGAAMNYNSLHDPRLDRIDKISVSADNVLIGDEEFETVAAHRRELGLITSIYYCVGIYPNTFVRSNLAEAVWGQWKTTATASDGYLRWAYDSFVEDPFTTVDFKTWESGDAAQVYPHDISSVRWEHMNEGIRDAEKVRWLSARSTDAAATLNAAMAEMANPGFKKDPFGGVIDPGDVDIPAEVDRLQAALDAATRTYLADREAAFDVSISDTALTVETPATATVTGLEPGTTATFELHSDPVLLGTATADADGTARLAFTVPTVPVGAHALVVSARDAAGTPGSISVAVTVRAAPNPGGGGDGSTGSGSGAGSGSGSSNGSALATTGQDPALITTAILLAVLLLAGGAVAVRRRRSPRA, from the coding sequence ATGAACGTGCCCGAGACCTTGCTTCCCCCACGCCGCTCGCGTGCCCGATCCCTCCGCAGAGGCGGGGCGGCGATCCTCGCCCTCGCACTGACGCTTCCCCTCCTCCCGATGCTGTCCGCACCCGCGGCGGCGGCGGAGACGACCGTGATCGTCGACGACGCCGTCACCTCCACGACCGAGGGGTTCGAGTTCCCCGCCAAGTGGGTGGGAGACGCCGATCTCGATCCCACCAAGTGGATGAACGGCACGGAGCATTGGGTCCGCGCCGGCGACACCCCGAGCATGACCTTCCGCTTCACCGGCGTGCAGGCCGAGCTCCTCGGGAACACGGACCCCGCCCACGGCACCTACGCGTTCTCGGTCGACGGAGGCCCGGAGACGATCGTCGACGCGTACTCCGCGACGCGCCAGTATCAGCAGCTGCTCTTCTCGACCGGCGTCCTGCCGTCCGGGCCGCACACCGTCGTGCTGCGCGTGACCGGGGAGAAGAACCCCGCCGCCGCCCGCGCCGGCGCACAGATCGACTTCGCCCGCGTGACGAAAGAGCTCGTCGCCGCCACCGGTGTGTCCCTGGATCAGTCGCCGCTGACGCTCGAGGCGACCAGCACGGCGAAGGTCGAGGCGACGGTCACCCCGGCCGACGCGACCGACAAGACCGTCACGTGGTCCTCCGATGACGAGGGCGTGGCCGCGGTCGCAGCCGACGGCACGATCACCGCGGTCGCGGCGGGCGAGGCGACCATCACCGCCACCACGCGAGACGGCGGATTCACCGCCCACCGCACCGTCACCGTGACCGCCGCGCGCACAGAGCTGTCCGGAGCCGTGGCGGACACCAACTTCCACTACGTGACCACCAAGTCCTTCGACGACTACCGCCGCAAGTACTACTCCGATGTCGTGACGATGACCGAGACGGCATGGCAGGGGACGGCATGGCAGCAGGACCGCGTCAACGCGCAGTTCGTGCTCTGGAGCGCCGGCGAGGCCAAGACCGGCGTCCGCGTGGAAAGCGTGCACCTGACCGGCGCCGACGGCGCATCCCTCGACGACGGCATCACCGCCACCCTGGTCTCGACCGTGATGGCCGGACGCGGACGCCCGTCGCTCGGAAAGCCCCAGGAGCCGATCCCGGACATCCTCAAGCCCATCGCCTCTGTCGAGATGGCACCCCGCTCGGTGCAGCCTGTCTGGATGACGGTCGACGTGCCTGCCGATGCCGCGCCCGGCGTCTACGACGGCACGGTCGTCGTGGTCAGCGACCAGGGCGATCGCATCGAGCTGACCCTCGGACTCGAAGTCCTCGACCTCCGACTCCCGGCCGCAGGCGACTGGGAGCAGTTCGTCGACCTGTGGCAGAACCCGTACGCGGTCGCCCGCACCGAGGGCATCCCGCACGACCAGCTCTGGAGCGACGCGCACTTCGCCGCCATGCTGCCGCACTACCAGCGCCTGCGGGACGCCGGTCAGGACGTCATCACGACGACCGTGGTCAAGGACCCCTGGGCGTCACAGACCTACGACCCGTACGAGTCGATGGTCGAGTGGACGAAGAACGCCGACGGCACCTGGTCCTTCGACTTCAGCGTCTTCGACCGATGGGTCGAGTTCATGATGGACGACGTCGGGATCGACGGCCAGATCGATGCGTACTCCATGGTCAACTGGGCGAGCAAGGTCGAGTACTTCGACGTCGCGCAGGACCGCCGGATCACCGCATCGGTGTCGGTCGGCACTCCCATCTGGCGTGAGATGTGGACCGCGTTCCTGGAGAAGTTCGGCCCGCACCTCGAGGAGAAGGGCTGGTTCGACATCACCTACATGGCGATGGACGAGCGCGCACTGGACGACATCCTCCAGGCGGTCGATCTCATCGACGAGGCAGCACCCGGCCTCAAGGTCGGCGCCGCGATGAACTACAACAGCCTGCATGATCCGCGCCTCGACCGGATCGACAAGATCTCGGTCTCGGCGGACAACGTGCTCATCGGCGACGAGGAGTTCGAGACCGTCGCCGCGCACCGCCGCGAGCTCGGACTGATCACGAGCATCTACTACTGCGTCGGCATCTACCCGAACACCTTCGTGCGATCGAACCTCGCCGAGGCGGTCTGGGGGCAGTGGAAGACGACGGCGACGGCATCCGACGGCTACCTCCGCTGGGCGTACGACAGCTTCGTCGAGGATCCGTTCACCACCGTCGACTTCAAGACCTGGGAATCGGGAGACGCGGCGCAGGTGTACCCGCACGACATCTCATCGGTCCGCTGGGAGCACATGAACGAGGGGATCCGAGACGCCGAGAAGGTCCGGTGGCTCTCCGCCAGATCGACGGATGCCGCAGCCACACTGAACGCCGCCATGGCGGAGATGGCGAACCCCGGCTTCAAGAAGGATCCCTTCGGCGGCGTCATCGACCCGGGTGACGTCGACATCCCCGCCGAGGTCGACCGGCTGCAGGCGGCGCTCGACGCGGCGACGCGGACGTATCTCGCCGACCGGGAAGCGGCCTTCGACGTGTCGATCTCGGACACCGCGCTCACGGTCGAGACTCCGGCCACCGCGACGGTGACCGGGCTCGAGCCGGGGACGACCGCGACGTTCGAGCTGCACTCCGACCCGGTGCTGCTCGGCACAGCCACGGCGGATGCCGATGGCACGGCCCGCCTCGCCTTCACGGTGCCGACGGTGCCGGTCGGTGCGCATGCCCTGGTGGTGAGCGCACGCGACGCGGCGGGCACACCCGGCAGCATCTCGGTCGCCGTCACGGTGCGTGCGGCGCCGAACCCCGGCGGAGGCGGCGACGGCTCCACCGGGTCCGGGTCCGGCGCGGGCTCCGGCTCCGGCTCATCGAACGGCAGTGCTCTGGCCACCACCGGCCAGGACCCTGCACTGATCACGACGGCCATCCTCCTGGCAGTGCTTCTCCTCGCAGGAGGCGCCGTCGCCGTCCGACGCAGGCGTTCCCCCCGCGCCTGA